The region TGGTAACCCGAAAAATTGGGCGCCGGCATTCAATCGGTACTAGTACTGTCCTAAGGGCTGGCCGTCCTGGCGGTCTCCTAGCCGCTGATAAATCCCAAGATTACTAGCGGAGGTGTTATAGCTGATTGTCTCGCCGATGAAATGTACTGACCCATCGACGAAAGCAAAATTTGCCCCTCCAGGGTGCATGCTGCTAAATGCACAACGTTCTGTTCCCGGATTACTGACACCCGGATTTAGCGGATAGTTAACGGTGCTAAGTACCAGTGTTGGCTGAATCGAGTTGCCATGTGATTTGGAAGGTCCAAGCCAACTGGGCGTATCTTTGTCACTGCCGATAATGGTTTTTTCACCAATCATAAACGTGTTACTCGTTCCATCGGTTATGTCTCGGAACTTGATCTCTTTGACGTAGGTGAAGACACCTCCCATGTCGAGAACTGCTGTTACGTTATTGCGGCCGTTATTCCCTACGTACGTCGATGTCGCAACCCCTTCATCGCGCTGATAACGGTTGTTGTACGAAGTCCCATTAGCATCGGTGAAAGATCCACCGCTAAATGTTGTCGTAATCTCGTTGTTCGAGCTCGGACAGTTCCAGGTAGAAATCAGACTACTAGTGGCAGCGACGAATCCTTGGAACTGATTTGGGTAGCTTGGGATTGGAGTCGAGCCTGGCATATCACCTAATGCATCGATAACTTCGTACAGCTTGTATTTGCCGACTCCCATGGCTTCATACTGATTGTTCAGATCCATGAACGGAAAGAGGTGGACACCCCAGCCGAATTCGGGATTGCCGATATGTGTGGGAACGGAGTCGGGAATGCCGGAGGGGAAGCCTCCGTACGTATCGTGGAAGTTATGCCCCGCCAATGCGATCTGCTTTAGGTTGTTTGTGCACTGCATTCTTCGGGCAGCTTCACGAGCCTGTTGGACGGCAGGTAACAGCAGGGCAATGAGGACACCGATAATGGCGATGACAACGAGAAGTTCGACAAGTGTAAACCCTTGCACTCTACGATTCATGACGTTCTCCAACTGATCGAAACTGAATATAAACAGGAACGGTATTAGGGGGATTGCAAAAGTTCCTCCGCCAGAACTTAGAACTTATTAGGAGGCATAGCGGCTATTTATGTTTTGCTGGTACTTCGATCGAAATGGTTCCGTCTTCCGAAGGAAGGGTTAAACTCGTTTGATAGGGGGTAAAAAGAGCGGTCCCTTTTTCGTCCATCGCTCCGTCGATCATGGCTGGAATGCCGTCGGTGGCGAACAAGTCAACACGATGGGGGCCGCCTACGTGCCCCTTGACTCCATCGGTTTCGAACTTGCCATCTTTGATTTTTGCGATGCATTGTGGGCCTGCGTTACCTTCGGCTCCATCCGGGCTAAATATGATCATCCCCAGGGGAATGGGCTGACCTTTCCATGTTGCCTCTCCGGACAGTTGATAGCCACGAGACTGCTCTTGGGAAGAGCAGCCGAGCGTACTGATGAGAATCAGAATGGCCATCGAAAGATTTTGATGTTTCATAATTAGAAGCCTCCAATTGGCAAACTGTCGTTGCGAATCGCCAATTGCTGCAGAACATTGATGTCCATCGTTTCCGCCATGAAACTGACCGAGGCGTCGCCCAGGGTAAAGAAGGCTCCTCCTGGGTGATAGCTGCTGAAACCCGAGCTTTGGTACGAGTTATCGTCCGAAGGCGTTGAGGGCTCGGGAAACAGATTGATGTGAAACTTCAGCACGGCCATGTTCATCGGTGTCGCGTTGATGCCGCCTCGACCTGGTGAGGACCAGTAGACAAGTGAGTTTCCATCATCTGTGTTG is a window of Bremerella sp. TYQ1 DNA encoding:
- a CDS encoding DUF1559 domain-containing protein; the encoded protein is MNRRVQGFTLVELLVVIAIIGVLIALLLPAVQQAREAARRMQCTNNLKQIALAGHNFHDTYGGFPSGIPDSVPTHIGNPEFGWGVHLFPFMDLNNQYEAMGVGKYKLYEVIDALGDMPGSTPIPSYPNQFQGFVAATSSLISTWNCPSSNNEITTTFSGGSFTDANGTSYNNRYQRDEGVATSTYVGNNGRNNVTAVLDMGGVFTYVKEIKFRDITDGTSNTFMIGEKTIIGSDKDTPSWLGPSKSHGNSIQPTLVLSTVNYPLNPGVSNPGTERCAFSSMHPGGANFAFVDGSVHFIGETISYNTSASNLGIYQRLGDRQDGQPLGQY